A window from Sinanaerobacter sp. ZZT-01 encodes these proteins:
- a CDS encoding TIGR03915 family putative DNA repair protein: MDYLYDGSFEGFLCCIYAHYYKKRAEGIYPENHYQRTMLQPFFIVETEAEKAEKVYKAIQNKISNASLQRVYKAFLSNDIQKETKLLNYLVLGFRIGKKVDALHSETVVYQVQQLEHKVAAEQHRLLGLVRFSAIEGKKEKDKEKDKEKDISSDAGRHILYSAIEPDHNILELIADHFAQRFPEETFIMHDIKREKALFCQNGDWYLGHLRKELTYAVSEDELEYRKLWKKYFNSIAITERTNADCQKRCMPVRYWKNLTEFHSYP; this comes from the coding sequence GTGGATTACTTGTATGACGGAAGCTTCGAAGGATTTCTGTGTTGTATTTATGCACATTATTATAAAAAACGAGCAGAAGGAATTTATCCGGAGAATCATTATCAAAGGACGATGCTCCAACCTTTTTTTATTGTGGAAACGGAAGCAGAAAAGGCAGAGAAAGTTTATAAAGCAATTCAAAATAAAATATCCAATGCTTCCTTACAACGTGTTTATAAAGCATTTCTTTCGAATGATATACAAAAAGAAACCAAGCTTTTGAACTATTTAGTATTGGGCTTTCGGATTGGAAAAAAGGTGGATGCACTTCATTCCGAAACCGTGGTTTATCAAGTTCAGCAACTGGAGCATAAGGTTGCTGCGGAACAGCACAGATTATTGGGATTGGTACGTTTCTCTGCAATTGAAGGCAAAAAAGAAAAAGACAAAGAAAAAGACAAAGAAAAAGACATAAGTTCGGATGCAGGAAGGCATATTTTATATTCAGCGATTGAACCGGATCATAATATCTTAGAATTAATTGCAGACCATTTTGCACAGCGGTTCCCCGAAGAAACGTTTATCATGCATGATATAAAAAGGGAAAAGGCACTTTTCTGTCAAAATGGTGATTGGTATTTAGGGCATTTAAGGAAAGAGCTTACTTATGCTGTGTCAGAGGATGAATTGGAGTACCGCAAATTATGGAAAAAGTATTTTAATTCCATTGCAATTACAGAGAGGACCAATGCAGACTGTCAAAAACGATGTATGCCGGTGCGCTATTGGAAAAATCTTACCGAATTTCATTCGTATCCTTGA
- a CDS encoding NAD-dependent protein deacylase yields MYKELKKVLENSKNIVFFGGAGVSTESGVPDFRSENGLYHTKQKYGYAPEEMLSYTFYSTHTDTFYDYYKNNLIYTEAKPNKAHNSLAKLEEQGRLKAVVTQNIDGLHQLAGSKTVYELHGSVLRNHCTKCKASYSLSYIMDEAHCKKMVPICEKCGGVVKPDVVLYEEPLDETCIYGAVDAISKADTLIIGGTSLVVYPAAGLIRYFNGENLVLINKSMTEQDHRATLVIHEAIGEVLGTCVEALK; encoded by the coding sequence ATGTACAAAGAGCTGAAAAAAGTTTTGGAGAACAGTAAAAATATTGTGTTTTTTGGAGGGGCGGGCGTCTCTACTGAAAGCGGTGTTCCGGACTTTCGTTCGGAAAATGGATTATATCATACCAAGCAAAAATATGGATATGCTCCAGAAGAAATGCTTAGCTATACTTTCTATTCAACACATACAGATACTTTTTATGATTACTATAAAAACAATTTGATTTATACAGAAGCAAAACCGAATAAAGCCCATAATTCCTTGGCAAAATTAGAGGAGCAAGGTCGTTTAAAAGCGGTAGTGACACAAAATATCGATGGACTGCATCAGTTGGCAGGAAGCAAGACTGTTTATGAACTGCATGGGTCGGTGCTGCGGAATCATTGTACGAAGTGCAAAGCTTCTTATTCCTTATCTTATATTATGGATGAAGCACATTGTAAAAAAATGGTCCCGATTTGTGAGAAATGCGGAGGGGTTGTAAAGCCGGATGTCGTACTTTATGAGGAACCGCTTGACGAGACGTGTATTTATGGGGCAGTTGATGCAATTTCAAAAGCCGATACCTTAATCATAGGGGGTACATCGTTAGTGGTGTATCCGGCAGCCGGATTGATTCGATATTTTAATGGGGAGAATCTAGTTTTAATTAATAAATCCATGACTGAACAGGACCACAGGGCGACTCTTGTTATCCATGAGGCGATTGGAGAAGTTC
- a CDS encoding putative DNA modification/repair radical SAM protein: MPGLDVMLEKLKILADSAKYDVSCSSSGADRTKTNKMGTAAVSGICHSWSADGRCISLLKILFSNRCVYDCEYCVNRRSADVQRASFEPEELAKLTIEFYKRNYIEGLFLSSAVEVSPDYTAERILKALSLLREKYGFSGYIHAKIIPGVSAELVRQIGMQADRLSVNIELPTKESLAILAPQKKAAGILTPMRQITNTMKEQKSLKGAGNRFSKLKQGNDYLLNGMALPTAVREQEAKYGMVPYDKGSLHRFAPAGQTTQMIIGATPESDRQIIRMSESLYKKFQMKRVYFSAYIPVVSSSKLPALLTPPPLLREHRLYQADWLLRFYGFSAEELLDEDSPFFDLELDPKVTWALRHLELFPLEINKVSMEELLRIPGVGNISAMRIVRQRRLGAVTFDDLKKIGVVVKRARYFITCNGKYYGAGDIASECIRERMLSQEKIRSGLLPREKEEQLSLFGSERRNLLYEPKEAARGLLV; this comes from the coding sequence ATGCCTGGTTTGGATGTTATGTTAGAAAAATTAAAAATCTTAGCAGATAGTGCGAAGTATGACGTATCTTGTTCCAGCAGCGGGGCAGACCGCACGAAAACCAATAAAATGGGAACTGCCGCAGTCTCCGGAATCTGTCATTCGTGGTCTGCTGATGGGCGGTGTATTTCCTTATTAAAGATTCTTTTTTCAAATCGTTGTGTCTATGATTGTGAATATTGTGTGAACAGGCGTTCTGCGGATGTACAACGTGCTTCGTTTGAGCCAGAGGAGCTTGCGAAGCTAACAATAGAGTTTTACAAGAGGAATTATATTGAAGGCTTGTTTTTAAGCTCTGCGGTTGAAGTTTCTCCAGATTATACGGCGGAGCGGATACTAAAAGCGCTTTCTTTGCTGAGAGAAAAATATGGATTTTCAGGTTATATTCACGCAAAGATTATTCCAGGTGTATCTGCTGAGTTGGTACGGCAAATCGGAATGCAGGCAGATCGTTTAAGTGTAAATATTGAACTTCCTACAAAAGAAAGTTTAGCAATATTGGCCCCGCAGAAGAAAGCGGCGGGGATATTGACACCTATGAGACAAATTACAAATACGATGAAAGAACAAAAAAGCCTAAAAGGAGCAGGAAATCGTTTTTCAAAGCTAAAGCAGGGAAACGACTATCTTTTAAACGGTATGGCTTTGCCGACAGCGGTACGAGAGCAGGAAGCAAAATATGGAATGGTTCCTTATGATAAAGGAAGTTTACATCGTTTTGCTCCGGCAGGTCAAACAACGCAGATGATTATTGGTGCGACCCCGGAAAGCGATCGGCAGATCATAAGAATGTCAGAGAGCCTTTATAAAAAATTTCAAATGAAACGTGTTTATTTTTCGGCCTATATACCCGTTGTTTCTTCTTCAAAGTTGCCTGCACTTCTTACACCTCCTCCACTTTTGCGGGAGCATCGATTGTATCAGGCAGATTGGCTCCTGCGTTTCTATGGTTTTTCAGCAGAAGAGCTGCTGGATGAAGACAGTCCATTTTTTGATTTAGAATTAGACCCTAAGGTAACTTGGGCACTTCGGCATCTAGAGCTGTTTCCACTTGAAATCAATAAGGTATCAATGGAAGAGCTGCTGAGGATTCCCGGAGTGGGAAATATATCTGCAATGCGGATCGTAAGACAAAGAAGGCTTGGTGCAGTAACCTTTGATGACTTAAAAAAAATAGGCGTAGTGGTAAAACGGGCAAGGTATTTTATTACCTGCAACGGAAAATATTATGGTGCAGGGGATATTGCATCCGAATGCATAAGAGAAAGAATGCTCTCACAAGAGAAAATTAGAAGTGGATTGCTGCCAAGAGAAAAAGAAGAGCAGCTGAGCTTATTTGGAAGTGAGCGGAGAAATCTATTATATGAGCCAAAGGAGGCGGCACGTGGATTACTTGTATGA